A window of the Verminephrobacter eiseniae EF01-2 genome harbors these coding sequences:
- a CDS encoding IS110 family RNA-guided transposase translates to MSVTSMTVGIDVAKAHIDVCVLEPKSGAQRFTNDAEGHSALAALLQPLDVGLVVMEATGGYEVALACALQAAGLPVAVLNPRQARDFAKSMGRLAKTDAVDARMLAELAAVLLRREDLSRFLRPLTDECQQWLAALVTRRRQLLTMLHSERQRLQITPAKLHPSIEAIVAAIKAQLNELETQMVGHVREHFGDLDRLLQSAAGVGPVASATMIAELPELGRLNRREIAALVGVAPMANDSGSSKGRRRVQGGRFEVRRVLYMATLTATRYNPAIKAFYERLKAAGKLPKVALVACMRKLLTTLNAMVRTGKPWDKSLHGT, encoded by the coding sequence ATGTCTGTTACCTCAATGACGGTGGGCATCGACGTAGCCAAGGCGCACATCGATGTCTGTGTGCTGGAGCCCAAGAGCGGGGCCCAGCGGTTTACCAACGATGCTGAAGGCCACTCGGCCCTTGCAGCGCTTTTGCAGCCCCTGGATGTGGGCCTGGTGGTAATGGAGGCCACCGGTGGCTACGAGGTGGCGCTGGCGTGTGCCCTGCAGGCCGCAGGCCTGCCCGTGGCGGTGCTCAATCCGCGCCAGGCGCGCGACTTCGCCAAGTCCATGGGCCGGCTGGCCAAGACCGACGCGGTCGATGCACGCATGCTCGCGGAGCTGGCCGCGGTGCTGCTGCGCCGCGAAGACCTGAGCCGCTTCCTGCGCCCCCTGACCGACGAGTGCCAGCAGTGGCTGGCTGCGCTGGTCACACGCAGGCGCCAGCTGCTGACCATGCTTCATTCCGAACGCCAGCGCCTGCAGATCACCCCCGCGAAGCTGCACCCAAGCATCGAGGCCATCGTGGCTGCCATCAAGGCACAGCTCAATGAGCTGGAGACGCAGATGGTGGGCCATGTGCGGGAGCACTTCGGCGATCTGGACCGGCTGCTGCAGTCGGCCGCAGGCGTTGGTCCGGTGGCCAGCGCCACGATGATTGCCGAGTTGCCCGAACTGGGCCGGCTCAACCGGCGCGAGATCGCAGCCCTGGTAGGCGTGGCGCCCATGGCCAACGATTCCGGCAGCAGCAAGGGCCGACGACGGGTGCAAGGAGGACGCTTCGAGGTCCGGCGTGTGCTGTACATGGCAACGCTGACTGCCACTCGCTACAACCCGGCCATCAAGGCCTTCTACGAACGCCTCAAGGCTGCCGGCAAGCTGCCCAAGGTCGCTCTGGTGGCGTGCATGCGCAAACTCCTGACCACGCTCAACGCCATGGTCAGAACCGGCAAACCTTGGGATAAATCGCTGCACGGCACTTGA
- the mnmG gene encoding tRNA uridine-5-carboxymethylaminomethyl(34) synthesis enzyme MnmG — protein sequence MLYPQEFDVIVVGAGHAGTEAALAAARLGQRTLLLTQSLETLGQMSCNPSIGGIGKGHLVKEVDALGGAMALATDESGIQFRILNRSKGPAVRATRAQADRLLYKAAIRRRLENQPGLWLFQQAVDDLMLEGDRVVGAVTQVGVVFCARAVVLTAGTFLDGKIHVGLSHYAAGRAGEPSAIGLSARLKELKLPQGRLKTGTPPRIDGRSIDWSQCEEQPGDGMPGGVNAGQVPVFSFMAHAYGGARMHPQQLPCWITHTNQRTHAIIRSGFDRSPMFTGSIEGVGPRYCPSVEDKINRFADKDSHQVFLEPEGLGTHEVYPNGISTSLPFDIQYQLVRSMAGLENAHILRPGYAIEYDYFDPRALKSNFETRQIRGLFFAGQINGTTGYEEAAAQGLFAGVNAALQCRGDAPWLPGRDQAYLGVLVDDLITKGVTEPYRMFTSRAEFRLQLREDNADMRLTEVGRRMGLVDDARWEVFSRKRDAVLRETERLKATWVNPRNLPDIESGRVLGKPMAHEYSLFELLRRPDVDYAGLMSLDGGKYAAADVSRETLGMLSESVVEQVEIAAKYAGYIERQKGEVERAAHFETLRLPAGLDYAQVTALSIEARQVLSRHRPETLGQASRITGITPAAISLLLVHLKKGGFKGFMSANADAQA from the coding sequence ATGCTGTATCCGCAGGAATTCGATGTGATCGTCGTCGGCGCTGGCCATGCGGGCACCGAGGCCGCGTTGGCTGCTGCGCGCCTGGGGCAAAGGACGCTGCTGCTGACCCAGAGCCTGGAGACTCTGGGCCAGATGAGCTGCAACCCCTCCATTGGCGGCATTGGCAAGGGCCATCTGGTCAAGGAGGTGGATGCGCTCGGTGGCGCGATGGCGCTGGCCACGGACGAGAGCGGCATACAGTTTCGCATTCTCAACCGTTCCAAAGGCCCGGCGGTGCGGGCCACGCGCGCGCAGGCCGATCGCCTGCTGTACAAGGCCGCGATCCGCCGCAGGCTGGAGAACCAGCCCGGGCTGTGGCTGTTCCAGCAGGCCGTGGATGACCTGATGCTCGAGGGCGACCGGGTGGTGGGTGCTGTCACGCAGGTGGGCGTGGTCTTTTGCGCGCGCGCGGTGGTGCTGACGGCGGGCACCTTTCTCGACGGCAAGATTCATGTGGGTCTGAGCCATTACGCCGCCGGCCGCGCCGGGGAGCCGTCGGCGATCGGCCTGTCGGCCCGTCTGAAGGAGCTCAAGCTGCCGCAGGGCCGCCTGAAGACCGGCACGCCCCCGCGCATCGATGGGCGCAGCATCGATTGGTCCCAATGCGAAGAGCAACCGGGCGACGGTATGCCCGGTGGCGTGAATGCGGGCCAGGTGCCGGTGTTCAGCTTCATGGCCCATGCCTATGGCGGGGCACGGATGCACCCGCAGCAGTTGCCTTGCTGGATCACCCACACCAACCAGCGAACGCATGCGATCATCCGCAGCGGCTTTGACCGCAGCCCGATGTTCACCGGATCGATCGAGGGCGTAGGCCCGCGCTACTGCCCCAGTGTCGAGGACAAGATCAACCGCTTTGCGGACAAGGACAGCCACCAGGTTTTTCTGGAGCCAGAGGGCCTGGGCACGCACGAGGTCTACCCCAACGGCATCAGCACCAGCCTGCCGTTCGATATTCAGTACCAACTGGTGCGCAGCATGGCGGGGCTGGAAAACGCGCATATCTTGCGGCCTGGCTATGCCATCGAGTACGACTACTTCGACCCGCGTGCGCTCAAGAGCAATTTCGAGACGCGGCAGATCCGGGGCCTGTTTTTTGCCGGCCAGATCAATGGCACCACGGGCTATGAGGAGGCGGCTGCGCAGGGCTTGTTTGCCGGCGTCAACGCCGCGCTGCAATGCCGGGGCGATGCGCCCTGGCTGCCCGGTCGCGATCAGGCGTATCTGGGGGTGCTGGTCGACGATCTGATCACCAAGGGCGTGACCGAGCCTTACCGCATGTTCACCAGCCGGGCCGAGTTCCGCCTGCAACTGCGTGAAGACAACGCCGACATGCGCCTGACCGAAGTGGGGCGCCGCATGGGCTTGGTCGATGACGCGCGCTGGGAGGTTTTCAGCCGCAAGCGCGATGCTGTTTTGCGCGAAACTGAGCGCCTGAAGGCGACCTGGGTGAACCCGCGCAACCTGCCTGACATCGAATCCGGGCGCGTGTTGGGCAAGCCGATGGCGCACGAGTACAGCCTGTTCGAGTTGCTGCGCCGCCCCGATGTGGACTATGCCGGGCTGATGTCGCTCGACGGCGGCAAATACGCGGCGGCCGACGTTTCACGTGAAACATTGGGCATGTTGAGCGAATCGGTGGTCGAGCAGGTGGAGATTGCCGCCAAGTACGCGGGCTACATCGAGCGCCAGAAGGGGGAGGTCGAACGCGCCGCCCATTTCGAGACGCTGCGCCTGCCTGCCGGCCTGGATTATGCGCAGGTCACGGCCCTGAGCATCGAGGCGCGCCAGGTGCTCAGCCGCCATCGCCCGGAGACCCTGGGCCAGGCTTCGCGCATCACCGGCATCACGCCTGCGGCCATTTCGCTGCTGTTGGTGCATTTGAAGAAGGGCGGATTCAAGGGGTTCATGTCCGCCAACGCTGACGCGCAGGCATGA
- the mutY gene encoding A/G-specific adenine glycosylase, with amino-acid sequence MSDARPPEGAHTAGAGTPVSVQGVAERVMAWQASHGRHHLPWQNSRDPYRVWLSEIMLQQTQVRTVLEYYACFLARFPDVGALAKAPRDEVMGLWSGLGYYSRARNLHRCAQQVMAEHGGAFPNTAEALATLPGIGRSTAGAIAAFCFSERVPILDANARRVLTRLSGFARDLASAGNERLLWELAQSLLPTRDLAQTMPRYTQGLMDLGASLCTAQAPRCSLCPLTGSCVAFRDGAPERYPVRTRKLSRRPESWQLLLVRDGQEQVWLQRRPPTGIWAGLHCVPVFADTASLAAFVAALGAGRDLVQERLPPFVHVLTHRDLHLHPVLVRGNFVTRPSDDGQWLGPDRWPALGLPAPIRKLLAATQTRR; translated from the coding sequence ATGAGCGACGCACGGCCGCCCGAAGGCGCTCATACCGCAGGCGCAGGTACTCCAGTGAGTGTGCAAGGAGTCGCCGAGCGCGTGATGGCCTGGCAAGCCTCGCATGGCCGCCATCATCTGCCTTGGCAGAACAGCCGTGATCCGTATCGCGTCTGGCTGTCGGAGATCATGCTGCAGCAGACCCAGGTCCGTACCGTGCTGGAGTACTACGCCTGTTTTCTGGCGCGCTTTCCCGATGTCGGCGCTCTGGCCAAAGCGCCCCGGGACGAAGTGATGGGGCTTTGGAGCGGCCTGGGTTACTACAGCCGCGCACGCAATCTGCACCGCTGTGCGCAGCAGGTGATGGCCGAGCATGGCGGGGCGTTCCCGAATACCGCCGAGGCGTTGGCGACGCTGCCCGGCATCGGCCGATCGACAGCGGGGGCCATCGCGGCGTTCTGCTTTTCCGAGCGGGTGCCGATTCTCGATGCCAACGCACGGCGGGTGCTGACACGTTTGTCCGGTTTCGCCCGGGATCTGGCATCGGCCGGCAATGAGCGTTTGCTGTGGGAACTGGCGCAGTCCTTGTTGCCCACGCGCGACTTGGCGCAGACCATGCCCCGTTACACCCAGGGTCTGATGGACCTGGGGGCATCCCTGTGCACGGCGCAGGCGCCGCGCTGTTCACTGTGCCCGTTGACGGGCTCTTGTGTGGCCTTCAGGGACGGCGCGCCTGAGCGCTATCCGGTCAGGACGCGCAAACTGTCCCGGCGCCCGGAGTCCTGGCAGTTGCTGCTGGTGCGCGATGGCCAAGAGCAGGTGTGGCTGCAGCGGCGCCCGCCGACGGGCATTTGGGCGGGTCTGCATTGCGTGCCGGTTTTCGCCGACACGGCCTCTCTGGCGGCCTTCGTGGCTGCGCTGGGCGCCGGGCGCGATCTGGTGCAAGAGCGATTGCCGCCCTTTGTGCATGTGCTGACGCACAGGGACCTGCATTTGCATCCGGTCTTGGTCCGTGGGAATTTCGTGACCCGCCCATCCGATGATGGCCAATGGCTGGGGCCCGACCGATGGCCGGCGCTTGGTTTGCCGGCGCCGATTCGCAAACTGCTGGCCGCCACGCAAACCAGGCGGTGA
- a CDS encoding MFS transporter, whose amino-acid sequence MNSRHRAARLAFALFVITTGVNLQAPLYAAMARQDGVGLTATTVAFSFYVAGIVPVLLLLGGLSDHIGRRPVIWMSLTLSGASTLLMLISPHIVTLGAARWLLGVGTALMSAAAPAYMADILDVDHPGSSASWVTASTSLGFGLGPALTGLFLFIDDSLRPPSLWLHLAGTIVSAALLSKLPKCNVRRQGSLVLGLPYYPAGAWWFGGAILLAWATTGLIISILPAVLARVGLTQWSGVATLCAISCGLAFQPAARRLVSLNRPSAVESERR is encoded by the coding sequence ATGAACAGCCGGCATCGGGCGGCGCGCCTGGCATTCGCGTTGTTTGTCATCACCACAGGTGTCAATCTGCAGGCGCCTTTGTACGCCGCCATGGCGCGCCAGGACGGCGTTGGCCTGACGGCGACTACCGTTGCCTTTTCGTTCTACGTCGCTGGCATCGTGCCCGTTCTGCTGCTCTTGGGCGGACTGTCGGATCACATTGGCCGCCGCCCGGTGATCTGGATGTCGCTGACCCTTTCCGGTGCGAGCACGCTCTTGATGCTGATTTCACCGCACATCGTCACCTTGGGCGCGGCAAGGTGGTTATTGGGCGTAGGAACCGCATTGATGTCGGCCGCCGCCCCCGCCTACATGGCGGACATCCTCGATGTCGACCATCCAGGCTCTTCGGCTTCTTGGGTCACTGCCAGCACCTCCCTGGGTTTCGGTCTGGGCCCGGCGTTGACGGGCCTGTTCTTGTTCATCGACGATAGCCTGCGTCCGCCGAGCCTGTGGCTGCATCTCGCGGGGACCATCGTGTCTGCCGCATTGCTGTCGAAGCTGCCCAAATGCAATGTGCGCCGCCAAGGCAGCTTGGTGCTCGGACTGCCGTACTACCCGGCAGGCGCCTGGTGGTTCGGTGGCGCCATCTTGCTGGCGTGGGCAACCACCGGACTGATCATCTCCATCCTGCCGGCCGTCCTGGCCCGGGTTGGTCTGACGCAATGGTCCGGGGTCGCGACCCTCTGCGCGATCAGTTGTGGCCTCGCCTTTCAGCCCGCCGCCCGACGGCTTGTATCTTTAAACCGGCCCAGCGCGGTAGAGTCTGAACGCCGTTGA
- a CDS encoding NADPH-dependent FMN reductase: MPTALPLLIFAGSTRQQSLNRRLARASATIARDAGASVTLLELSDFDIPLYHADLPSTPADVIRLKEVLWQHPAWIICSPEYNGSYTALLKNTIDWASCPVPAHADWQDGIKPLRGKVVGLLSASPGAMGGRRSQSHLASLLINLECWLAPKAFALGQANSAFDAQGALVQQTDRDRVRAVVNQVLWAAGRLHADRIGAAP; encoded by the coding sequence ATGCCCACCGCACTGCCACTTCTGATCTTTGCCGGCAGCACGCGCCAGCAATCCTTGAACCGTCGCCTGGCCCGGGCCAGCGCCACCATCGCGCGCGACGCGGGCGCCAGCGTCACGCTGCTGGAGCTGTCAGACTTCGACATCCCGCTGTACCACGCCGACCTTCCAAGCACCCCCGCCGACGTGATCCGGCTCAAAGAGGTTTTGTGGCAACACCCGGCCTGGATCATCTGCTCGCCCGAATACAACGGCAGCTACACCGCCCTGCTCAAAAACACCATCGACTGGGCGTCCTGCCCGGTGCCAGCCCACGCCGACTGGCAAGACGGCATCAAACCCTTGCGCGGCAAGGTGGTGGGCCTGCTCAGCGCATCCCCCGGCGCAATGGGCGGGCGGCGCTCACAAAGCCACCTGGCATCCCTGCTCATCAACCTGGAATGCTGGCTCGCACCCAAGGCCTTTGCGCTGGGCCAGGCCAACAGCGCATTCGACGCCCAGGGCGCATTGGTGCAGCAGACCGACCGCGACCGCGTGCGCGCCGTCGTCAATCAGGTGCTATGGGCTGCGGGCCGTCTGCATGCCGATCGGATCGGCGCAGCACCGTGA
- a CDS encoding heavy metal translocating P-type ATPase: MNTTIASAASGQTLDLGICGMSCASCVGRVERALRQVPGVQQASVNLATESARITFAAGTDAAAMAALSCRAVRNAGYEPRVAGPQEAPEALSRQAAVPGFLPVGLGLLLSAPLLLPMLGALFDRHWMLPAWAQCALATPVQFILGARLYKAGWHALKALSGNMELLVALGTSAGWGLSMWLWLTAGHPDHVPPLYFEASAVVVTLVLLGKWLEARAKRQTMAAIRALHALRPDVAHLLGPDGEVPVPVAELLVGDKLVLRPGERIPVDGRVHEGCTQVDESMLTGEPLPVARAVGERLTGGSVNGDGRIVMEVTAVGAETVLARIIRLVADAQAAKAPIQRLVDRVSAIFVPVVLLLALATLLGWCRAGAGVEAALIHAVTVLVVACPCALGLATPAAIMAGTGVAAGNGILIKDAQALELAHRVDTVVFDKTGTLTLGQPRLTAFEAAPGLDATALLAAVASVQSGSGHPLARAVVQAARERGLTLLPLDDMRAVPGRGSEGELQGQSYRVGSLRWMQESGVNLGPLAPRAEALQRAGATVSAVAQRSAQGWEPRALMAFADTPKPGARAALAALKARGIRVLMLSGDSRGAAEAMARQLGLDPDAGEVMAQVLPGDKAQCIRDLQQGGYGLGKPGKRHTVAMVGDGVNDAPALAVADVGMAMGNGTDAAMHAAGITLMRGDIRLVMAALDISRRTVVKIRQNLFWAFVYNLLGLALAALGQFGPMLAGAAMALSSVSVIANALLLKRWRMQ, encoded by the coding sequence ATGAACACCACGATCGCATCCGCCGCATCCGGTCAGACGCTGGACCTGGGCATCTGCGGCATGAGTTGCGCCAGTTGTGTGGGTCGCGTCGAGCGCGCGCTGCGCCAGGTGCCGGGTGTGCAGCAGGCATCGGTCAATCTGGCGACGGAGTCGGCCCGCATTACCTTTGCCGCTGGCACCGATGCCGCAGCGATGGCGGCCCTGTCGTGCCGCGCGGTGCGCAACGCGGGCTACGAGCCGCGCGTTGCGGGGCCGCAGGAGGCGCCCGAGGCACTGTCGCGCCAGGCCGCTGTCCCGGGTTTCCTGCCGGTGGGACTGGGCCTGCTGCTGTCGGCCCCGCTGCTGCTGCCGATGCTCGGAGCGTTGTTCGATCGGCACTGGATGCTGCCGGCCTGGGCGCAATGTGCGCTGGCCACGCCGGTGCAGTTCATCCTGGGCGCCCGGCTCTACAAGGCCGGCTGGCATGCGCTCAAGGCGCTGTCGGGCAATATGGAACTGCTGGTCGCCCTCGGCACCAGCGCGGGCTGGGGTTTGTCGATGTGGCTGTGGCTGACGGCCGGGCATCCGGACCATGTGCCGCCGCTTTACTTCGAGGCCTCGGCCGTGGTGGTCACGCTGGTGCTGTTGGGCAAGTGGCTGGAAGCCCGCGCCAAGCGCCAGACCATGGCGGCCATCCGGGCACTGCATGCGCTGCGACCCGATGTGGCGCATCTGCTGGGCCCGGACGGAGAGGTGCCGGTGCCCGTGGCCGAATTGCTGGTGGGCGACAAACTGGTGCTGCGTCCCGGTGAGCGCATCCCGGTGGATGGCCGGGTGCATGAAGGCTGCACGCAGGTCGATGAGTCCATGCTCACTGGCGAGCCGCTGCCGGTTGCGCGCGCCGTGGGTGAGCGCCTGACGGGTGGCTCGGTCAACGGTGATGGCCGCATCGTGATGGAGGTGACGGCCGTGGGGGCGGAAACGGTGCTGGCCCGGATCATCCGGCTGGTGGCCGATGCGCAGGCCGCCAAGGCCCCGATACAGCGCCTGGTGGACCGGGTGTCGGCGATCTTCGTTCCGGTGGTGTTGCTGCTGGCCTTGGCCACGTTGCTGGGCTGGTGCCGGGCGGGCGCGGGTGTCGAGGCGGCGCTGATCCATGCCGTGACCGTGCTGGTGGTGGCCTGCCCCTGTGCGCTGGGCCTGGCCACGCCCGCCGCCATCATGGCGGGCACCGGCGTGGCGGCCGGCAACGGCATTCTGATCAAGGATGCGCAGGCGCTGGAACTGGCCCACAGGGTCGATACGGTGGTGTTCGACAAGACCGGCACGCTGACCCTGGGGCAACCCCGGCTGACGGCGTTCGAGGCGGCGCCGGGCCTGGATGCAACGGCGCTGCTGGCGGCCGTGGCCTCGGTGCAAAGCGGCAGCGGGCACCCGCTGGCCCGGGCCGTGGTGCAGGCCGCCCGGGAGCGCGGTTTGACCCTGCTGCCGCTGGACGATATGCGCGCCGTGCCTGGGCGTGGCAGCGAAGGCGAACTGCAAGGCCAAAGCTATCGGGTGGGCAGTCTGCGCTGGATGCAGGAGTCGGGCGTGAACCTGGGGCCTCTGGCGCCCCGGGCCGAGGCTTTGCAGCGCGCAGGGGCCACGGTGTCGGCCGTGGCGCAGCGCAGCGCGCAGGGATGGGAGCCACGGGCATTGATGGCCTTTGCCGACACGCCCAAACCCGGCGCGCGCGCAGCGCTGGCGGCGCTCAAGGCCCGTGGCATCCGCGTGCTGATGCTCTCGGGCGACAGCCGGGGCGCCGCCGAGGCCATGGCGCGGCAGCTCGGGCTGGACCCCGATGCCGGCGAGGTGATGGCGCAGGTCTTGCCCGGCGACAAGGCGCAGTGCATTCGGGACTTGCAACAGGGGGGCTACGGCCTTGGCAAGCCTGGGAAGCGCCATACCGTCGCGATGGTCGGCGATGGCGTCAACGACGCGCCGGCGCTGGCTGTGGCCGATGTGGGCATGGCAATGGGCAATGGCACCGACGCCGCGATGCACGCGGCCGGCATCACGCTGATGCGCGGCGACATCCGGCTGGTGATGGCGGCGCTCGATATTTCACGGCGCACGGTGGTAAAGATCCGGCAAAACCTGTTTTGGGCCTTTGTTTACAACCTGCTGGGCCTGGCGCTGGCGGCGCTGGGCCAGTTCGGCCCGATGCTGGCGGGAGCGGCCATGGCGCTCAGCTCCGTCAGCGTGATCGCCAACGCTCTTTTACTCAAGCGCTGGCGCATGCAATGA
- the rsmG gene encoding 16S rRNA (guanine(527)-N(7))-methyltransferase RsmG gives MTSLGNDVLRARLQSGAEVLAPGLDAAQIDRLMDFLALLQKWNRVYNLTALQDPQEMLTQHLLDSLAALAPLRRQLAHLAHLAHSTGLAGPGQGAGPRRLLDVGSGAGLPGVVFAICCPQLDVHCVDSVGKKAAFIGQVALQLRLRNLHGVHARVETLTTPFEIICCRAFAALPDFVRWTRSALRAPDGVWLALKGKHPGAEIAALPADVQVFHVERLTVPGLAAERCIVWLRPAALA, from the coding sequence ATGACCAGCCTGGGCAATGATGTGCTGCGTGCCCGACTGCAATCGGGGGCCGAGGTGTTGGCGCCGGGTTTGGACGCTGCGCAGATCGATCGCTTGATGGATTTTCTGGCGCTGCTGCAAAAGTGGAACCGGGTCTACAACCTGACGGCGTTGCAGGATCCGCAGGAAATGCTCACGCAGCATCTGCTCGACAGCCTGGCGGCGCTGGCTCCGTTGCGCCGCCAGTTGGCCCACTTGGCCCACTTGGCCCATTCGACCGGTCTGGCCGGGCCGGGGCAGGGCGCCGGGCCTCGGCGCTTGCTCGATGTGGGTTCGGGCGCTGGCCTGCCGGGCGTGGTGTTTGCCATCTGCTGCCCGCAGTTGGATGTGCACTGCGTCGACAGCGTGGGCAAGAAGGCCGCTTTCATTGGGCAGGTGGCGTTGCAGCTCAGGCTGCGCAACCTGCATGGCGTGCACGCGCGGGTCGAAACGCTGACCACGCCGTTCGAGATCATCTGCTGCCGCGCGTTTGCAGCGCTGCCCGACTTTGTGCGCTGGACGCGGTCTGCGCTGCGGGCGCCCGATGGCGTCTGGTTGGCGCTCAAGGGCAAGCACCCGGGGGCCGAAATCGCCGCCCTGCCTGCCGATGTGCAGGTGTTTCACGTGGAACGACTGACGGTTCCGGGGCTTGCCGCCGAGCGCTGCATCGTCTGGCTGCGGCCTGCTGCGCTCGCGTAA
- a CDS encoding LysE family transporter, with protein MFGIADYGAFVAAIVLFLAIPGPGNLALITSTTKGGVRAGLAATLGVIAGDQLLMWLAVAGVATLLSAYPAAFAAVQWLGAAYLAWLGCKMLTAAPGAPPVLHIRPHHYFRQAALITLLNPKAIVFYMAFFPLFVDPARHQGLLTFALMAATIAALTFAYGLVVVLLTQHLAARMRANPMAARVLEKLAGVFLIGFGIKLAIAK; from the coding sequence ATGTTCGGTATTGCAGATTACGGCGCCTTTGTCGCCGCCATTGTGTTGTTTCTGGCCATTCCCGGCCCGGGGAATCTGGCCTTGATCACTTCCACCACCAAGGGGGGCGTGCGCGCCGGCCTGGCCGCAACGCTGGGCGTGATTGCCGGCGACCAACTGCTGATGTGGTTGGCGGTGGCCGGTGTGGCCACGCTGCTGAGCGCTTACCCGGCGGCCTTTGCTGCCGTGCAGTGGCTCGGTGCCGCGTACCTGGCCTGGCTGGGCTGCAAGATGCTGACGGCTGCTCCCGGCGCCCCGCCGGTGCTCCACATCCGGCCGCACCATTACTTCAGGCAGGCGGCGCTGATCACGCTGCTCAACCCCAAGGCGATCGTTTTCTACATGGCTTTTTTCCCGCTGTTCGTCGATCCGGCGCGCCACCAGGGCCTGCTGACCTTTGCGCTGATGGCGGCAACGATTGCTGCGCTGACCTTTGCCTACGGCCTTGTCGTGGTGCTGCTCACGCAGCATCTGGCCGCGCGCATGCGCGCCAACCCCATGGCGGCCCGGGTGCTGGAAAAACTGGCTGGCGTCTTTTTGATCGGCTTTGGCATCAAGCTGGCCATCGCCAAATAA
- a CDS encoding GNAT family N-acetyltransferase, protein MSGYWIQHRLCYGHFLYVDHFIVSGAERSKGIGQCMWQALERIADERGCEHIALDTFVTNSLAQRFWMNQGCSIVGLHFGKPLACRPVNGCMK, encoded by the coding sequence ATGAGCGGCTATTGGATTCAGCATCGCCTGTGCTATGGTCATTTCCTTTATGTAGATCATTTCATCGTCTCTGGCGCCGAACGAAGCAAAGGCATAGGCCAATGCATGTGGCAGGCGCTGGAGCGGATCGCAGATGAACGCGGCTGTGAGCACATTGCGCTGGACACATTCGTCACCAATTCGCTGGCCCAGCGCTTCTGGATGAACCAAGGCTGCAGCATCGTGGGCTTGCACTTTGGCAAGCCGCTGGCGTGCCGTCCCGTAAATGGCTGCATGAAATGA
- the argC gene encoding N-acetyl-gamma-glutamyl-phosphate reductase, whose product MTRIFIDGEAGTTGMKLAERVRASGRFELVTLTEAERKQTEARRAALDACDIAVLCLPDEAAREAVALVSNPQVKLLDASVAHRVSPGWCYGFPEMTAGQRQRIAGAMRVTNPGCFATGALALLRPLVDAGLLAADTPLVLHGVSGYSGGGRQLIAAFEGDGPDAIRSNHYLYSLEQPHKHLPEIVLHSGLASAPVFIPSVGRYRQGMLVSLVLHAGLLRAGPHGDVPDTLLSTYRQHYSASEDIAVRATVPGGRLDPEALNDTNRMEIFVLADPGRRHVTAIARLDNLGKGSSGAALVNLELMARLRV is encoded by the coding sequence ATGACCCGTATTTTCATTGACGGCGAAGCCGGCACCACAGGCATGAAGTTGGCCGAGCGGGTGCGCGCCTCGGGCCGTTTCGAACTGGTCACGCTGACCGAGGCCGAACGCAAGCAGACCGAGGCGCGCCGTGCGGCGCTCGATGCTTGTGACATTGCCGTGCTGTGCCTGCCCGATGAGGCTGCGCGCGAGGCGGTGGCGCTGGTCAGCAATCCGCAGGTGAAGCTGCTCGATGCCAGTGTGGCGCACCGTGTCAGTCCGGGCTGGTGCTATGGTTTTCCAGAAATGACGGCCGGCCAGCGGCAGCGCATTGCCGGCGCGATGCGCGTAACCAACCCCGGCTGCTTTGCCACCGGCGCGCTGGCCTTGCTGCGCCCGCTGGTGGATGCGGGGCTGCTGGCGGCCGACACACCCTTGGTGCTCCATGGCGTGTCCGGCTACTCCGGCGGTGGCCGCCAACTGATCGCGGCTTTCGAGGGCGACGGCCCGGATGCGATACGCAGCAACCACTATCTGTACTCGTTGGAGCAGCCACACAAGCATTTGCCGGAGATCGTGCTGCACAGCGGCCTGGCCAGCGCGCCGGTCTTCATCCCCTCGGTCGGCCGCTACCGCCAGGGCATGCTGGTCAGCCTGGTTTTGCATGCCGGCCTGCTCAGGGCCGGCCCGCACGGCGATGTGCCCGATACCTTGCTCAGCACTTACCGCCAGCATTACAGCGCCAGCGAAGACATCGCGGTGCGTGCAACGGTGCCAGGCGGGCGGCTCGACCCCGAGGCGCTCAACGACACCAACCGGATGGAGATTTTCGTGCTGGCCGACCCCGGCCGCCGCCATGTGACGGCGATTGCGCGTCTGGACAATCTGGGCAAGGGTTCTTCCGGCGCGGCGCTGGTGAATCTGGAGTTGATGGCGCGCCTGCGGGTGTGA